The following are encoded in a window of Limibacter armeniacum genomic DNA:
- a CDS encoding transketolase family protein, which produces MKKYTYTEKKDTRSGFGAGLLELGKNNNEVVALCADLTGSLKMDAFAAEFPERFFQVGIAEANMIGMAAGMTIGGKIPFTGTFANFSTSRVYDQIRQSVAYSRKNVKICASHSGITLGEDGATHQVLEDIGMMKMLPHMTVINTCDFNQTKAATIAIAEYDGPVYLRFGRPAVPNIMPDDKFEIGKAVMLNEGADVTIVATGHLVWEAIQAGEMLAEKGIDAEIINIHTIKPLDEEAILKSVKKTGCVVTAEEHQIFGGLGESVAGVLARQFPAPIEFVGVKDVFGESGTPDQLMVKYGLKAENIVASAEAVMQRKAALV; this is translated from the coding sequence ATGAAGAAATACACTTATACGGAGAAAAAAGACACTAGATCTGGATTTGGCGCGGGTCTGCTTGAATTGGGAAAGAACAACAACGAAGTAGTAGCACTTTGTGCTGACCTTACAGGGTCGCTTAAAATGGATGCTTTCGCTGCTGAGTTTCCAGAGCGTTTCTTTCAAGTAGGTATCGCAGAAGCCAACATGATTGGTATGGCTGCAGGTATGACAATTGGTGGTAAAATTCCTTTTACAGGTACTTTTGCTAACTTCTCTACTAGCCGTGTATATGACCAAATCAGACAGTCGGTAGCTTATTCCCGTAAAAACGTTAAGATCTGTGCTTCTCACTCAGGAATAACACTGGGCGAAGATGGTGCTACACACCAAGTATTGGAAGATATCGGTATGATGAAGATGCTTCCTCATATGACAGTAATCAACACTTGCGACTTCAACCAAACTAAGGCAGCGACGATTGCTATTGCTGAATACGATGGTCCTGTTTACTTGCGTTTCGGACGTCCTGCAGTGCCTAACATCATGCCTGATGACAAGTTTGAGATTGGTAAAGCTGTGATGTTGAACGAAGGTGCTGACGTTACAATCGTAGCAACTGGTCACTTGGTATGGGAAGCGATTCAAGCTGGTGAAATGTTGGCTGAAAAAGGTATCGATGCTGAGATTATCAATATCCACACTATCAAGCCACTGGACGAAGAAGCAATCCTTAAGTCTGTGAAGAAAACAGGTTGTGTTGTGACAGCTGAAGAACACCAAATCTTTGGTGGTCTTGGTGAGAGCGTTGCCGGTGTATTGGCAAGACAGTTCCCAGCTCCAATCGAGTTCGTTGGTGTAAAAGACGTATTCGGTGAAAGCGGTACTCCTGATCAACTGATGGTCAAATATGGATTGAAAGCTGAAAATATTGTGGCTTCAGCAGAAGCGGTAATGCAACGTAAAGCTGCATTGGTATAA
- the lon gene encoding endopeptidase La: MALKRNSIVLSELSGMESDDQLISVVPAEEDDGEFDGVEGLELPLLPLRNAVLFPGVVIPITVGREKSVKLVKNAYNTTKVIGVVAQKNSSNEDPRLGDVYKVGTVARILKTLTLPDGNTTIIIQGKRKFEIEELVSEDPYMVVKGNVLGDNFDFSSENEESALIDSLKETAYKILKLNKDIPEEARTALDNISSLSFLTYFLSSNLNVEVRDKQKLLEIHDGRTKVTTLLEYMFREVQMLELKNEITSKVNFDIDQQQRDYFLRQQMKVLQDELGVDSPDREIEDLIVRAEKKEWPEIAKKQFDKEIQKLKRINPAAAEYPITLSYCEFLLDLPWSEATEDDFDLKKAQKILDKDHYGLDKVKDRIIEYLAVLKLKQDLKGPILCLYGPPGVGKTSLGKSIAKALGRKYVRMALGGMKDESEIRGHRKTYVGAMPGRVLQSLKKVNSSNPVFILDELDKLGADFRGDPSSALLEVLDPEQNHTFVDNYLEVEYDLSKVLFIATANSLDSIQPALRDRMEIIEITGYTVEEKIEIAKKHLIPKQRKEHGLKGKDVSFSDASIRFLIEGYTRESGVRNLERKIGAVVRNIAKSVALEEEYKKSIGAKEVEKILGAPVFDKELYQNNDIAGVVTGLAWTSVGGEILFIESSLNPGKGRLTLSGQLGDVMKESATAALSYLKANAKKLDIDQRIFDKYDLHIHVPAGAVPKDGPSAGITMLTSMASIYTQRKVMDRLAMTGEITLRGKVLPVGGIKEKLLAARRAGIRDIIFCNKNKKDVMEVDEQYLENLNIHFVENVDEVLKIALLDEKVNDAIEFDLD, encoded by the coding sequence ATGGCATTGAAAAGAAATAGTATAGTATTAAGTGAGTTATCTGGAATGGAGTCAGACGATCAATTGATTTCTGTAGTTCCTGCGGAAGAAGATGACGGGGAATTTGACGGCGTTGAAGGTCTTGAATTACCCTTGCTGCCATTGAGAAATGCAGTTCTTTTTCCTGGAGTTGTAATTCCTATCACTGTTGGGCGTGAAAAATCAGTGAAACTGGTGAAGAATGCTTATAACACAACAAAAGTGATTGGAGTTGTTGCACAGAAAAACAGCAGTAACGAAGACCCGAGATTAGGGGATGTGTATAAAGTTGGTACGGTAGCACGTATCCTGAAGACCCTTACTTTGCCTGATGGTAATACTACAATCATCATTCAGGGTAAGCGAAAATTTGAAATCGAAGAGCTAGTTTCTGAAGACCCTTATATGGTTGTAAAAGGCAATGTATTGGGTGATAACTTTGATTTTAGCAGTGAGAATGAAGAGTCAGCTTTGATTGATTCACTGAAGGAGACGGCTTACAAAATCCTTAAACTGAACAAAGACATTCCTGAGGAGGCTCGCACTGCTCTGGATAATATTTCAAGTCTGTCGTTCTTGACATACTTCTTGAGCTCTAACCTGAATGTAGAGGTAAGGGACAAACAGAAGTTGTTGGAAATTCATGACGGCAGAACAAAAGTGACTACGTTGCTTGAGTACATGTTCAGGGAAGTTCAAATGCTGGAACTGAAGAATGAGATCACTAGCAAAGTGAACTTTGATATTGACCAGCAACAGCGTGATTACTTCCTGCGTCAGCAAATGAAGGTATTGCAGGATGAGTTGGGTGTGGACAGTCCTGATCGTGAGATTGAAGACCTGATTGTTAGGGCTGAGAAAAAAGAATGGCCTGAGATAGCTAAAAAGCAATTTGATAAAGAAATCCAAAAGCTTAAGCGAATCAACCCGGCAGCAGCTGAGTACCCGATAACGTTGAGTTACTGTGAGTTCCTGTTGGACTTGCCTTGGAGCGAGGCCACTGAAGATGATTTTGACCTGAAGAAAGCACAGAAGATTCTGGATAAGGATCACTATGGGTTGGATAAGGTGAAAGATAGAATCATTGAATATCTGGCTGTACTGAAACTGAAGCAAGACTTAAAAGGTCCTATCCTTTGTTTGTATGGACCTCCAGGTGTAGGTAAAACCTCTTTGGGTAAGTCGATTGCGAAGGCATTGGGTCGTAAATATGTACGTATGGCTTTAGGTGGAATGAAGGACGAGTCTGAAATTCGAGGTCACCGTAAGACGTATGTGGGAGCAATGCCTGGTAGGGTGCTCCAAAGCCTGAAAAAGGTCAATTCATCTAATCCTGTTTTCATCTTGGATGAACTGGATAAGTTGGGTGCTGATTTCAGAGGTGATCCCTCTTCAGCATTGCTTGAAGTACTTGATCCTGAGCAAAACCACACTTTTGTAGATAATTATCTTGAGGTTGAATATGACCTTTCAAAGGTATTGTTTATAGCGACGGCCAATTCCCTTGATAGCATTCAGCCTGCTCTAAGAGACAGGATGGAGATTATTGAGATCACAGGATATACGGTTGAAGAAAAAATTGAAATAGCCAAGAAACACCTGATTCCTAAGCAACGTAAGGAGCATGGTTTGAAAGGTAAGGATGTTTCTTTTTCTGATGCATCCATTCGTTTCCTGATTGAAGGTTATACTAGAGAGTCTGGTGTTCGTAATCTTGAAAGAAAAATTGGGGCAGTAGTCCGAAATATTGCGAAGTCAGTAGCATTGGAAGAGGAGTATAAAAAGAGTATAGGAGCAAAAGAAGTAGAGAAGATACTTGGAGCACCTGTATTTGATAAAGAACTCTACCAAAATAATGACATTGCTGGAGTAGTTACCGGATTGGCATGGACATCAGTTGGTGGTGAGATTCTGTTTATTGAATCGAGCCTTAACCCAGGAAAAGGTCGATTGACTTTATCAGGTCAATTGGGTGATGTAATGAAAGAGTCAGCTACTGCTGCACTTTCTTACCTGAAAGCAAATGCCAAGAAGCTGGATATTGATCAGCGTATTTTTGATAAGTACGATTTGCATATCCACGTACCGGCAGGTGCTGTACCTAAGGATGGTCCTTCAGCAGGTATTACCATGCTGACATCAATGGCTTCTATCTATACTCAAAGAAAAGTAATGGATAGATTGGCTATGACAGGTGAGATTACTTTGAGAGGTAAGGTATTACCTGTAGGGGGTATTAAGGAAAAACTGCTGGCAGCCAGAAGAGCTGGTATCCGTGACATTATTTTCTGCAATAAGAACAAGAAAGATGTAATGGAGGTTGATGAACAGTACCTTGAGAACCTGAATATTCATTTTGTAGAAAATGTGGATGAAGTATTGAAGATTGCCTTGCTGGATGAGAAGGTAAACGATGCGATAGAGTTCGATTTGGATTAA
- a CDS encoding OmpA family protein produces the protein MNLYGQKKKEPNPKKEVGLLLENFSPREINSVLKLPGIRFHNINKVAYYYDKKELKRIYELEKNKDWEGYLKALYQYISNFGVNNFVLQRDMDLVWRLARVSEYFDQTELTKELYRLILKHYRGDVQDALYTYDSLIKFEKPLYADLEYYYRLVEKRLQIDTLKPPKEVLTEMGSEINSHFDEYGMTIGGKNDSQLIFTSKRVVLDTSTINKDLYGERVIENIYSSQKNPDGTWQEAKPFDGINTQYNEGSPCISKDGKTIFFVRCHAPDGSGDCDLYTSSLQEDGTWSEATNLGPKINSYAWDSHPALNMTEDTLYFSSARKGGFGGLDIWYTTKDKKGEWEECKNVGPVINSMRNEVSPYPHAKHHLLYFSSDGQLLNFGGYDIFKSYVVEGEWTEPKNVGPLVNGEGNEFYFAIDSQSKWLFYAKSYEQDAPNMDLQSFPLPMEAKPNNLVRFSGRIIEKTTGEVFQGVVTIIDLTDGIEVAPRKIREDGSFDFELINKKKYLLVVEGDNFFRIEEMFYLDGDKEVQIPAVSINSVLTFKSIDFEKGSARLLPGMENNLHLVIDFLAERPKYRLRVTGHTDSDGDPTFNLTLSKRRAEAIRGYILSYGNFHPSRVIADGKGDTEPIIPNPVSDEEKRINRRVEFKIYFDEYGIAEPLETDPEKID, from the coding sequence ATGAACCTGTACGGACAAAAGAAAAAAGAGCCTAACCCAAAAAAAGAAGTTGGTCTGTTGCTTGAAAACTTCTCACCTAGAGAAATTAACTCAGTTTTGAAGCTTCCAGGAATCCGCTTTCACAACATTAATAAGGTAGCCTATTATTATGATAAAAAAGAGCTAAAAAGAATTTATGAATTAGAAAAAAACAAAGATTGGGAGGGTTACTTAAAAGCACTCTATCAGTACATTTCTAATTTTGGGGTCAACAACTTCGTTCTCCAGCGAGATATGGATCTTGTCTGGAGGTTGGCTCGTGTTTCTGAATATTTTGACCAAACTGAGCTAACGAAAGAATTATACAGATTGATTCTTAAACATTACAGAGGTGATGTACAAGATGCCCTTTATACTTATGACTCACTTATCAAGTTTGAAAAACCGCTGTATGCTGATCTTGAGTATTACTATCGACTGGTAGAGAAAAGGCTCCAGATAGATACATTAAAGCCACCTAAAGAAGTTTTGACTGAAATGGGTAGTGAAATCAATTCACACTTTGATGAGTATGGAATGACCATCGGTGGCAAAAATGATTCACAACTTATTTTCACCTCCAAGAGAGTGGTATTAGACACCTCTACCATCAATAAAGACCTGTACGGTGAACGTGTAATCGAAAACATCTACAGTTCTCAGAAAAACCCTGACGGTACATGGCAGGAGGCAAAACCATTTGACGGAATCAACACTCAGTATAACGAGGGTTCGCCTTGTATTTCAAAAGATGGTAAAACGATCTTTTTTGTACGTTGCCATGCACCTGATGGCTCAGGTGACTGCGACTTGTACACCTCCTCTCTACAGGAAGATGGAACTTGGTCTGAAGCAACCAATTTAGGCCCAAAGATCAACAGCTATGCGTGGGACTCTCACCCTGCCTTAAACATGACTGAGGATACTCTGTACTTTTCATCTGCCAGAAAAGGTGGATTTGGTGGTCTCGACATCTGGTACACTACCAAAGACAAAAAAGGTGAATGGGAGGAATGCAAAAATGTAGGCCCTGTAATCAATTCCATGCGCAATGAGGTTAGCCCCTACCCTCATGCCAAGCACCATTTGCTGTACTTCAGTTCTGACGGTCAGCTTCTAAACTTTGGTGGCTATGACATCTTTAAATCATATGTGGTAGAAGGAGAATGGACTGAACCTAAAAATGTAGGTCCATTGGTCAATGGTGAGGGCAATGAGTTTTACTTTGCCATAGATTCACAATCTAAATGGTTGTTCTATGCCAAGTCTTATGAACAGGATGCGCCTAATATGGACTTGCAATCGTTCCCTCTGCCGATGGAAGCTAAACCAAACAATTTAGTTCGTTTTTCAGGTAGAATTATTGAAAAGACAACAGGTGAAGTATTTCAAGGTGTAGTGACAATCATTGACCTGACAGATGGTATAGAGGTAGCACCAAGAAAAATCCGGGAGGATGGCTCATTTGATTTTGAGTTGATCAACAAGAAGAAATACTTACTGGTAGTGGAAGGAGACAATTTCTTCAGAATAGAAGAAATGTTCTATCTAGATGGTGATAAAGAAGTCCAAATCCCTGCCGTAAGCATCAATAGTGTACTTACATTTAAGTCAATTGACTTTGAAAAAGGCAGTGCAAGACTCCTACCAGGTATGGAAAACAACCTGCACCTTGTGATTGATTTCTTGGCAGAACGTCCTAAGTACCGATTAAGAGTAACTGGGCATACCGACTCTGATGGAGATCCAACATTTAACTTGACTCTGTCAAAGAGAAGGGCTGAAGCAATTAGAGGGTATATTCTATCTTATGGCAACTTTCACCCAAGCAGGGTAATTGCTGATGGTAAAGGAGATACTGAACCTATTATCCCGAACCCCGTTTCGGACGAAGAGAAAAGAATCAACCGAAGAGTTGAATTCAAAATCTACTTTGATGAATATGGTATTGCAGAACCGCTGGAAACAGACCCTGAAAAAATTGATTAA
- a CDS encoding tetratricopeptide repeat protein codes for MKNALLLFFLLTGLEVVAGLPNKALNQIDSLKSLLNDTAMHDTTKVNVLGEIAWMYRYSSTDQMLAYSTETLELATQQNYLPGILLGSLSLSYVYFKKGSYDEALKHCDYILRRAEEIGDKEYMSYAFVGMAEIYIEKAFYEEASRYVVEAEEIASNTDYELWARILSCKGIVAKYSGEMVQSLELFEKALLYSQYIRDDFFAMKVLSSMGDLFLETKKYREAIEYYNKALGLQEKGNLETGYKAELLNKIAMVYLKLNQPQMVEYFTLRAIFIAKNVQDYEELQEGYYFLYKIEKMQGDPSRALKYLELQGVYKDSLLSSQHEDEMEYLMMLNSVEELERKLRLSRETHIEQREQHMTTVIVSFVTIGVLIYFAVGMYRENKAKNSAYDELTERQQEVENINEVLEGANKKLSQYIDDRHSSLRYAQKIQNALLPDLTEIREKVSESFFMLKPVDEVSGDFYWYAYLDGMAYIACIDCTGHGVPGAFMSVIADSLLGEMVFLNRMRSPGDILAGMQYALESKLSKQSSKVSDGMDIGLCCIDYEEQELHFSGAKISLVYYDGEGQKVIAGNRRSIGRQLGEREPHDEFEDHVLPIGNDQMYYMFSDGYADQFGGKAGKKLKRRGLYKILEAIQHLPAQDQYQLLESTFTTWKGDCEQVDDVLVIGFKV; via the coding sequence ATGAAAAACGCATTACTTTTATTCTTTTTACTTACAGGATTAGAGGTGGTTGCGGGCTTGCCCAATAAAGCCTTAAACCAGATTGACAGTCTAAAAAGCCTGTTGAATGATACTGCTATGCATGACACTACAAAGGTGAATGTATTGGGGGAGATTGCTTGGATGTATCGATATTCCTCTACCGATCAGATGCTCGCTTATTCAACTGAAACCTTAGAGCTGGCAACGCAACAGAATTATTTGCCGGGGATTTTATTAGGATCACTCTCATTGAGTTATGTCTATTTCAAAAAGGGGAGTTATGATGAGGCTTTGAAACATTGTGACTATATACTCAGAAGAGCAGAGGAAATAGGGGATAAGGAGTATATGAGTTATGCATTTGTCGGAATGGCAGAAATATATATTGAAAAGGCATTTTATGAGGAGGCAAGCCGGTATGTGGTAGAAGCAGAGGAGATAGCATCCAATACAGACTATGAACTTTGGGCTCGGATTCTTTCTTGTAAAGGGATTGTTGCAAAATATAGCGGTGAGATGGTGCAGTCATTGGAGCTGTTCGAAAAAGCATTGCTTTACAGCCAGTACATTCGGGACGACTTTTTTGCCATGAAAGTATTGTCGTCAATGGGAGACCTGTTCTTGGAGACAAAAAAATACCGAGAAGCGATTGAATATTACAACAAGGCTCTTGGACTTCAGGAAAAAGGAAATCTTGAGACGGGATATAAGGCTGAGTTGTTGAATAAGATAGCAATGGTTTACCTGAAGTTGAATCAACCTCAAATGGTAGAGTATTTTACTTTAAGGGCAATTTTCATTGCGAAAAATGTACAGGATTACGAGGAATTGCAGGAGGGGTATTATTTCCTTTACAAAATAGAAAAGATGCAAGGAGACCCCTCTAGAGCATTGAAATACTTAGAGCTTCAAGGTGTGTATAAAGACAGCTTGTTAAGTAGTCAGCATGAAGATGAAATGGAATACCTGATGATGCTGAACTCTGTTGAGGAGCTTGAACGTAAATTGAGGTTATCAAGAGAGACACATATTGAGCAGCGAGAACAGCATATGACAACTGTTATCGTAAGCTTTGTGACCATTGGTGTGCTGATCTATTTTGCGGTAGGTATGTATCGGGAGAATAAGGCTAAGAACAGTGCGTATGATGAACTGACGGAAAGGCAACAGGAAGTTGAGAATATAAATGAAGTACTTGAAGGAGCTAACAAAAAGCTGAGTCAATATATTGATGATAGACACTCAAGCTTGCGGTATGCTCAGAAAATCCAAAATGCATTGCTCCCTGATCTGACAGAGATCAGGGAGAAAGTAAGCGAATCATTTTTTATGCTGAAACCAGTTGATGAAGTAAGTGGAGATTTCTATTGGTATGCATATTTGGATGGGATGGCCTATATCGCATGTATTGACTGTACAGGACATGGTGTGCCTGGTGCATTTATGAGTGTGATAGCAGATAGTTTATTGGGAGAAATGGTCTTCTTGAATCGGATGAGAAGTCCGGGAGATATCCTTGCAGGAATGCAATATGCATTGGAAAGCAAGTTGAGTAAACAGTCTTCCAAAGTTTCGGATGGAATGGATATAGGTTTGTGCTGTATCGACTATGAAGAGCAGGAACTCCATTTTTCAGGAGCAAAAATTTCATTGGTATACTACGATGGTGAAGGGCAAAAGGTAATTGCAGGAAACAGGAGGTCAATCGGAAGGCAACTTGGAGAAAGAGAACCCCATGACGAGTTTGAAGACCATGTATTACCAATAGGAAATGATCAGATGTATTATATGTTTTCCGATGGATATGCTGATCAGTTTGGCGGTAAAGCAGGAAAGAAATTAAAGAGGAGAGGTTTGTATAAGATTTTGGAAGCCATTCAGCACTTGCCAGCCCAAGATCAGTATCAGTTGTTGGAGTCAACCTTTACGACTTGGAAAGGCGATTGTGAGCAGGTTGATGATGTATTGGTGATTGGATTTAAAGTTTAA